One genomic segment of Pyruvatibacter mobilis includes these proteins:
- a CDS encoding GDSL-type esterase/lipase family protein, with the protein MIRHLCLAVTIAVAAGGVSRAQELATPGAEIMQPDALETYFRAREAGQGVRVLHLGDSHIARDSFSGDLRQMMSGDMPGARGLLPPGLVYPFLQLRGVEIDASEGWTIYRARDEEASGPFGLMSARAEAAAGSSPTLSLSGFEVPADRLLVGYWRQPDGGAVQVQFDGAVQAIPTQGDEGPAFAAFAVPEAAQIIRIMPAGDGPVALLSMVLEADRPGVVLSNAGWPGATSAIMQRWDDEVLRLEIQRLDPHLIILSYGTNEGFDDELDLDAYGANFRHQIARLKRFAPNASVLITGGPDGTRLPFYADTESRDPEEWTCAPLSGAERETYAALIEAESASLLRWHEPPMLKAVLSAQREVARDEGAAHWNWREAMGGACAVHDWRLAGDPQLARPDHVHLTGEGYALSARMLMDALNGAFVAWQGDGKGQAVP; encoded by the coding sequence GTGATCCGCCATCTATGTCTTGCTGTTACCATTGCGGTGGCAGCGGGCGGGGTCTCCCGTGCCCAGGAGTTGGCAACACCAGGCGCGGAGATCATGCAGCCGGACGCGCTTGAGACCTATTTCCGTGCACGGGAAGCGGGGCAGGGTGTGCGTGTGCTCCATCTCGGCGACAGCCATATTGCACGAGACAGTTTTTCCGGTGATCTGCGGCAGATGATGTCGGGCGATATGCCGGGCGCGCGGGGCTTGCTGCCGCCCGGGCTCGTCTACCCCTTCTTGCAGCTTCGCGGTGTCGAGATCGATGCTTCGGAAGGCTGGACCATCTATCGTGCCCGGGACGAGGAGGCGTCTGGGCCTTTTGGACTCATGAGTGCCAGGGCGGAAGCGGCTGCTGGATCAAGCCCAACCCTTAGCCTGTCCGGCTTTGAGGTGCCTGCTGATCGCCTTCTTGTGGGCTATTGGCGACAGCCCGATGGCGGCGCAGTGCAGGTGCAGTTTGATGGTGCGGTGCAGGCAATCCCGACGCAGGGTGACGAAGGTCCGGCCTTCGCGGCCTTTGCGGTACCTGAAGCAGCCCAGATCATTCGCATCATGCCGGCAGGCGATGGGCCGGTGGCGTTGCTGTCGATGGTGCTTGAAGCAGACCGTCCGGGGGTAGTGCTTAGCAACGCGGGATGGCCTGGCGCGACATCTGCGATCATGCAGCGGTGGGACGATGAGGTGTTGCGGCTGGAGATTCAGCGCCTTGATCCTCACCTGATCATTCTGAGTTACGGCACGAATGAAGGTTTTGATGATGAGCTTGATCTCGATGCCTATGGAGCGAACTTCCGCCACCAGATCGCCCGTCTCAAGCGCTTCGCGCCAAACGCGTCCGTCCTGATCACCGGTGGGCCCGACGGGACGCGGTTGCCTTTCTATGCGGATACGGAAAGTCGGGACCCGGAGGAGTGGACATGCGCGCCTCTGAGCGGCGCGGAGCGGGAGACTTATGCCGCCCTGATCGAGGCAGAAAGTGCCTCCCTGCTGCGCTGGCACGAGCCGCCCATGCTGAAAGCTGTCCTGTCAGCGCAGCGGGAGGTCGCCAGGGACGAGGGGGCAGCGCATTGGAACTGGCGGGAGGCCATGGGGGGTGCGTGCGCGGTGCATGACTGGCGGCTGGCTGGTGACCCGCAGCTGGCCCGCCCGGACCACGTGCACCTGACCGGGGAGGGGTATGCCCTCTCCGCGCGGATGCTGATGGACGCGCTCAATGGCGCGTTTGTGGCATGGCAGGGGGACGGGAAGGGGCAGGCTGTTCCATAA
- a CDS encoding MBOAT family O-acyltransferase: MLFPTLDFALFFVIVFLIAWELRRDLQARKLVLVFASYFFYGYWDIRFTLLLAGSSLLNYAAGRIIGGLNDGALRKWVLGIAVALNLGVLAFFKYYGFFLASLADLLASVNLERDLPFLEIILPVGISFFTFQGISYLVDVYRRHVDASRSVLDIFLYISFFPQLVAGPIVRAAHFLPQLERTPHVNRRMAGLAVVLILVGLFKKMVIANYLATELVDHVFFDPTAYGGGDLLLGVYGYAVQIYCDFSAYSDIAIGVAALLGYRFPRNFDHPYRSASLQEFWRRWHISLSTWLRDYLYIPLGGSRGSTFQTYRNLFLTMFLGGIWHGAAWTFVFWGAFHGAMLGVERAVTRRWDELTGNGHHYGGGLMAALMGVGRRIQGTFATLLGIVLTFHLVCFAWIFFRASSFSGAWNYVAGLADWSQPAQFASPFIVGLIAFSLAGQFLPSGWAIGAGRVLQRVSWPVLGLTLGFGILLIEAMAPEGVAPFIYFQF; this comes from the coding sequence ATGCTGTTTCCAACTCTGGATTTTGCGCTGTTCTTCGTGATCGTGTTTCTCATCGCATGGGAACTGCGACGGGATCTGCAGGCGCGCAAGCTTGTCCTCGTCTTCGCCTCCTACTTTTTCTACGGCTATTGGGATATCCGCTTCACCCTGCTGCTTGCCGGGTCTTCGCTGCTCAACTATGCCGCCGGGCGGATCATCGGCGGGCTGAATGACGGTGCGCTGCGCAAGTGGGTGCTGGGCATTGCTGTCGCGCTCAATCTCGGTGTCCTTGCCTTCTTCAAGTATTACGGCTTCTTCCTCGCATCGCTTGCTGACCTGCTTGCCTCGGTGAACCTTGAGCGGGATCTGCCGTTTCTCGAGATCATCCTGCCGGTGGGGATTTCGTTCTTCACCTTCCAGGGCATTTCCTACCTCGTGGACGTGTACCGGAGGCATGTGGATGCCTCGCGCTCGGTGCTGGACATCTTCCTGTACATCTCGTTCTTCCCGCAATTGGTGGCAGGGCCCATCGTTCGCGCGGCGCACTTCCTGCCGCAGCTTGAACGCACGCCGCATGTGAACCGGCGCATGGCGGGGCTTGCGGTCGTGCTGATCCTGGTGGGGCTGTTCAAGAAGATGGTGATCGCCAACTACCTGGCCACGGAACTTGTTGATCACGTGTTCTTTGATCCGACGGCCTATGGGGGCGGCGACCTGCTGCTGGGTGTCTATGGCTATGCGGTGCAGATCTATTGCGATTTCTCGGCCTACTCCGACATCGCCATCGGCGTGGCCGCGTTGCTGGGATACCGATTCCCACGCAATTTCGACCATCCCTACCGGTCGGCTTCGCTGCAGGAATTCTGGCGGCGGTGGCACATTTCCCTGTCTACCTGGCTGCGCGACTATCTGTACATTCCGCTCGGCGGCAGCCGCGGGAGCACCTTCCAGACCTATCGCAACCTGTTCCTCACCATGTTCCTTGGGGGCATCTGGCATGGTGCGGCGTGGACTTTTGTCTTCTGGGGCGCATTCCACGGCGCAATGCTGGGTGTCGAACGTGCAGTGACGCGCCGCTGGGACGAACTGACCGGGAATGGCCACCATTATGGCGGTGGCCTGATGGCCGCGTTGATGGGTGTCGGCCGGCGAATTCAGGGTACCTTCGCCACGCTGCTGGGCATCGTGCTGACGTTCCATCTTGTGTGTTTCGCCTGGATATTCTTCCGTGCGTCGAGCTTCTCCGGTGCCTGGAACTATGTGGCAGGTCTTGCGGACTGGTCGCAGCCGGCCCAGTTCGCGTCTCCCTTCATTGTGGGGCTCATTGCCTTTTCCCTCGCAGGGCAGTTCCTGCCGTCTGGCTGGGCCATCGGTGCGGGGCGGGTCCTGCAACGGGTGTCCTGGCCGGTTCTGGGGCTGACGCTGGGATTTGGTATTCTGCTCATCGAGGCCATGGCACCGGAAGGTGTGGCGCCCTTCATCTATTTCCAGTTCTAG
- a CDS encoding glutamate synthase subunit beta, with protein sequence MGKVTGFLEIDRQDRTTAPASDRIRHFREFVIPMSEEGVKNQAARCMDCGIPYCHNGCPVNNQIPDWNDLVYNSDWEEAAVNLHSTNNFPEVTGRICPAPCEAACTLNLIDKPVTIKSIECAIADRAIEEGWVKPQPAAHKTGKKVAVVGAGPAGMACAQQLARAGHDVTLFEKNQKIGGLLRYGIPDFKMEKHVIDRRADQMEAEGVTIKTGVHVGVDITTDDLMKDFDAVALAGGAEKPRDLPIEGRDLDGIHFAMDFLPQQNRRVGDEPLGNIMPILAGGKRVVVIGGGDTGSDCIGTSFRQGAVSVTQLEIMPAPPEKEDKLMTWPHWPLKFRTSSSQAEGAERDFAVMTKHFNGEDGQVTSLTCVRVDDKMQEIEGSEFDIKADLVLLAMGFVSPVHEGMIDDLSPELDARGNVKADTEGDEAYKTTKDKLFACGDMRRGQSLVVWAIREGRQCAHAVDKALMGSTTLPR encoded by the coding sequence ATGGGTAAAGTCACCGGCTTCCTAGAGATCGACCGCCAGGACCGCACCACTGCGCCGGCGTCCGACCGCATCCGCCACTTCCGCGAATTCGTCATTCCGATGTCGGAGGAAGGCGTCAAGAACCAGGCCGCGCGCTGCATGGACTGCGGTATTCCCTACTGCCACAATGGCTGCCCGGTGAATAACCAGATCCCCGACTGGAATGATCTGGTCTACAACTCCGACTGGGAAGAAGCTGCGGTCAACCTGCACAGCACCAACAACTTCCCCGAGGTAACCGGCCGCATCTGCCCTGCCCCATGCGAGGCCGCCTGCACGCTGAACCTCATCGACAAGCCGGTAACGATCAAGTCGATCGAATGCGCCATCGCCGACCGGGCGATCGAGGAGGGCTGGGTGAAACCGCAGCCTGCCGCGCACAAGACCGGCAAGAAGGTGGCCGTCGTCGGTGCCGGCCCGGCTGGCATGGCCTGCGCCCAGCAACTGGCGCGCGCCGGCCACGACGTGACCCTGTTTGAGAAGAACCAGAAGATCGGCGGCCTGCTGCGCTACGGTATTCCCGACTTCAAGATGGAAAAGCACGTCATTGATCGCCGTGCCGACCAGATGGAAGCCGAAGGCGTCACCATCAAGACGGGCGTTCATGTGGGTGTGGACATCACCACCGACGATCTGATGAAGGACTTCGACGCCGTTGCCCTTGCCGGTGGTGCAGAGAAGCCCCGCGACCTTCCCATTGAGGGCCGCGATCTTGATGGCATTCACTTCGCCATGGACTTCCTACCGCAGCAGAACCGTCGCGTGGGCGACGAGCCGCTGGGCAACATCATGCCGATCCTTGCCGGCGGCAAGCGCGTCGTGGTCATTGGCGGTGGCGACACCGGGTCGGACTGCATTGGCACGTCCTTCCGCCAGGGTGCCGTGTCCGTCACCCAGCTTGAAATCATGCCGGCCCCGCCGGAAAAGGAAGACAAGCTGATGACCTGGCCTCACTGGCCGCTCAAGTTCCGCACCTCCTCCAGCCAGGCGGAAGGCGCTGAGCGAGACTTCGCGGTGATGACCAAGCACTTCAACGGTGAGGACGGTCAGGTGACCTCGCTCACCTGTGTGCGTGTGGACGACAAGATGCAGGAAATCGAAGGCTCGGAGTTCGACATCAAGGCCGACCTCGTGCTTCTGGCCATGGGCTTCGTCAGCCCGGTGCACGAAGGCATGATCGACGACCTGTCACCCGAGCTTGATGCCCGCGGCAACGTCAAGGCCGATACTGAAGGCGACGAAGCCTACAAGACCACCAAGGACAAACTGTTTGCCTGCGGCGACATGCGTCGCGGCCAGTCCCTGGTTGTCTGGGCCATCCGCGAGGGCCGCCAGTGCGCGCACGCCGTGGACAAGGCGCTGATGGGCAGCACGACCCTGCCGCGCTAA
- the gltB gene encoding glutamate synthase large subunit, whose protein sequence is MTKTPEGQFRPAGYPAPQGLYDSRNEKDSCGIGFVANIKNKKSHKIVEDGLNILCNLEHRGAVGADPKAGDGAGILIQMPDEFLRAVTGDLGITLPAEGDYAVGHFFLPQDDEKRARVMKRTEEVVAAEGQTFLGWRDVPVDNSDLGYSVLPTEPVHKQLFVARGDNCADQDSFERKLFVIRKEIWNSLYEEDVTTAADTYVTSLSSRVLNYKGMLLSDQVGKYYLDLKDERMVSALALVHQRFSTNTFPTWSLAQPFRMICHNGEINTMRGNVNWMSARKGSMESEIFGDDLKKIWPLTVEGQSDSACFDNALELLVLGGYSLAHAMMMMIPEAWYGHELMDPKRRAFYEHHAALMEPWDGPAAMAFTDGRQIGATLDRNGLRPARYFVTDDDHVILASEMGVLPYPEDRIVEKWRLQPGKMLLIDLEEGRIISDEEIKEELASLEPYQKWLDKAQINVEELPDMGGTPPQPNVPLLKRQQAFGYTQEDVKTLMAPMAATGQEAIGSMGTDTPIAVLSDKPKLLYGYFKQNFAQVTNPPIDPIREELVMSLVSFIGPRPNILDLHNQGELRRLEVRQPILRNEDLEKIRAIGDIADNHFQTKTLDTTFAADRGAEGMKPALDALCERAERAVEEGFNIIILSDRLVSEDRVAIPALLATSAVHHHLIRKALRTRVGIVVETGEAREVHHFCALAGYGAEAINPYLAFESLIAIKGQLGEELDDATIKTRYIKAVNKGILKVMSKMGISTYQSYCGAQIFDAIGLSSDFIREFFYGTATTIEGVGLPEIAEETIQRHHRAFSTDPVLKKSLAVGGEYMQRIRGEDHAWTSNSVADLQHAVRGNSQDKYDAFAKAINDQSKRLLTIRGLFRLKNAEELGRQPLSIDQVEPAQEIVKRFATGAMSFGSISREAHTTLAKAMNRIGGKSNTGEGGEEPDRFTPLPDGDSMRSAIKQVASGRFGVTAEYLANADMIQIKMAQGAKPGEGGQLPGHKVDAVIAKVRYSTPGVGLISPPPHHDIYSIEDLAQLIFDLKNVNPEAAISVKLVSEVGVGTVAAGVSKARADHVTISGFEGGTGASPLTSIKHAGSPWELGLAETHQTLVANGLRGRIAVQVDGGLRTGRDVAIGTLLGADEFGFSTAPLIAAGCIMMRKCHLNTCPVGIATQDPVLRKRFVGLPEHVVNYFFFVAEELRAIMAEMGFATLAEMTGHMDALDQTKAVAHWKAQGLDMSRLFARPEDKPGVAIHHCEEQSHPIVDILDRKLIEQAKPALENGERVTIETDINSMNRSAGAMLSGQVAKKYGHKGLEPDTISVKLTGTAGQAFGAWLANGVSFELAGEANDYVGKGLSGGRIVIYPHETAKIVPEKSIIVGNTVLYGAITGECYFRGVAGERFAVRNSGAIAVVEGTGDHCCEYMTGGVVVVLGETGRNFAAGMSGGIAYVLDEKGDFERRCNLSMVELEHIAAEDDAMEAGHQSGDLETHGRVDVMTDMTRFDAERLRQLIENQARYTGSARAREILDNWDQYLPKFVKVMPVDYRRALEEMKASNENSATQFKAAGE, encoded by the coding sequence ATGACGAAGACCCCCGAAGGTCAGTTCCGTCCGGCAGGTTACCCCGCACCGCAGGGTCTGTATGACTCGCGCAACGAAAAAGATTCCTGCGGCATTGGCTTCGTCGCCAATATCAAGAACAAGAAGAGCCATAAGATCGTCGAGGACGGTCTCAACATCCTGTGCAACCTGGAGCACCGCGGTGCCGTTGGCGCCGACCCGAAAGCGGGCGACGGCGCTGGCATCCTGATCCAGATGCCGGATGAGTTTCTGCGCGCGGTGACCGGCGACCTGGGCATTACCCTGCCCGCCGAAGGCGACTACGCCGTTGGCCACTTCTTCCTGCCGCAGGACGATGAAAAGCGCGCCCGCGTAATGAAGCGGACCGAAGAGGTCGTTGCCGCCGAGGGGCAGACCTTCCTCGGCTGGCGTGATGTGCCGGTAGACAATTCAGATCTCGGCTACTCAGTGCTGCCGACGGAGCCTGTCCACAAGCAGCTCTTTGTGGCCCGGGGCGACAACTGCGCCGATCAGGACTCCTTCGAGCGCAAGCTCTTCGTGATCCGCAAGGAAATCTGGAACAGCCTTTATGAGGAAGACGTCACGACTGCGGCTGACACCTACGTCACTTCGCTGTCGTCACGCGTCCTCAACTACAAGGGCATGCTGCTCTCCGATCAGGTCGGCAAGTACTATCTCGACCTCAAGGACGAGCGGATGGTGTCCGCGCTGGCGCTCGTGCATCAGCGCTTCTCGACGAACACCTTCCCCACCTGGTCCCTGGCCCAGCCCTTCCGCATGATCTGCCACAATGGCGAGATCAACACGATGCGCGGCAACGTCAACTGGATGTCCGCGCGCAAGGGCTCGATGGAATCCGAGATCTTCGGGGATGACCTCAAGAAGATCTGGCCGCTCACCGTCGAGGGCCAGTCTGACTCGGCCTGCTTTGACAATGCGCTCGAACTTCTGGTGCTCGGCGGCTATTCGCTTGCCCACGCTATGATGATGATGATCCCGGAAGCCTGGTACGGCCATGAGCTGATGGATCCCAAGCGCCGCGCGTTTTACGAGCACCACGCAGCCCTGATGGAGCCGTGGGACGGCCCCGCCGCCATGGCCTTCACCGATGGCCGCCAGATCGGCGCCACGCTGGACCGTAACGGCCTGCGTCCCGCCCGCTACTTCGTCACTGACGACGATCACGTAATCCTCGCCTCCGAGATGGGTGTTCTTCCCTACCCGGAAGACCGCATCGTGGAGAAGTGGCGTCTGCAGCCGGGCAAGATGCTGCTGATCGACCTCGAGGAAGGCCGCATCATCTCCGACGAAGAGATCAAGGAAGAGCTTGCCTCCCTTGAGCCCTATCAGAAGTGGCTGGACAAGGCCCAGATCAATGTCGAGGAACTGCCGGATATGGGCGGCACTCCGCCCCAGCCGAATGTGCCGCTTCTCAAGCGCCAGCAGGCTTTCGGCTACACCCAGGAAGACGTGAAGACCCTGATGGCTCCCATGGCTGCCACCGGCCAGGAAGCCATTGGATCCATGGGCACCGACACGCCCATCGCGGTCCTCTCCGACAAGCCGAAGCTGCTTTACGGCTATTTCAAGCAGAACTTCGCCCAGGTGACGAACCCGCCGATCGACCCGATCCGCGAAGAGCTGGTGATGAGCCTCGTCTCCTTCATCGGCCCGCGTCCGAACATCCTCGACCTGCACAATCAGGGTGAGCTGCGCCGTCTTGAAGTGCGCCAGCCGATCCTGCGCAACGAGGACCTGGAAAAGATCCGCGCCATTGGCGACATCGCCGACAATCACTTCCAGACCAAGACGCTGGACACGACCTTCGCCGCCGACCGTGGCGCCGAAGGCATGAAGCCGGCGCTCGACGCGCTCTGCGAACGGGCCGAGCGCGCCGTCGAGGAAGGCTTCAACATCATCATCCTGTCGGACCGGCTGGTGAGCGAGGATCGCGTGGCGATCCCCGCCCTGCTTGCCACTTCCGCCGTACACCACCACCTCATCCGCAAGGCTCTGCGCACCCGCGTGGGCATCGTGGTCGAAACGGGTGAAGCCCGCGAGGTGCACCATTTCTGTGCCCTCGCCGGCTATGGCGCAGAGGCCATCAACCCCTATCTCGCCTTTGAAAGCCTCATCGCCATCAAGGGCCAGCTCGGTGAAGAGCTGGACGATGCCACCATCAAGACCCGCTACATCAAGGCGGTGAACAAGGGCATCCTCAAGGTGATGTCCAAGATGGGCATCTCCACCTACCAGTCCTATTGCGGCGCGCAGATCTTCGACGCCATCGGCCTGTCAAGCGACTTCATCCGTGAATTTTTCTACGGCACCGCCACGACCATCGAAGGTGTGGGCCTGCCGGAGATCGCGGAAGAAACCATCCAGCGTCACCACCGCGCCTTCTCAACCGACCCGGTGCTCAAGAAGTCCCTGGCCGTCGGCGGTGAATACATGCAGCGCATCCGCGGCGAGGACCACGCCTGGACGTCCAACTCCGTTGCTGACCTGCAGCACGCAGTGCGCGGCAACAGCCAGGACAAGTATGATGCCTTCGCCAAGGCCATCAACGACCAGTCCAAGCGCCTGCTGACAATCCGCGGCCTGTTCCGCCTCAAGAACGCCGAAGAACTTGGCCGTCAGCCGCTCTCCATCGACCAGGTCGAGCCTGCCCAGGAAATCGTCAAGCGCTTCGCGACAGGTGCCATGTCGTTTGGCTCCATCAGCCGCGAAGCACACACGACGCTAGCCAAGGCAATGAACCGCATCGGCGGCAAGTCGAACACCGGCGAAGGGGGTGAGGAGCCTGACCGCTTCACCCCGCTGCCGGACGGCGACAGCATGCGCTCCGCCATCAAGCAGGTCGCCTCGGGCCGTTTCGGTGTCACCGCCGAGTATCTGGCCAATGCCGACATGATCCAGATTAAGATGGCGCAGGGCGCCAAGCCTGGTGAGGGCGGCCAGCTGCCCGGCCACAAGGTGGATGCCGTCATCGCCAAGGTGCGGTACTCCACGCCGGGTGTGGGCCTTATCTCCCCGCCCCCGCACCATGACATCTACTCGATCGAGGATCTTGCGCAGCTGATCTTCGACCTCAAGAACGTCAATCCGGAAGCCGCGATCTCCGTGAAGCTCGTGTCGGAAGTCGGCGTCGGCACCGTGGCCGCCGGCGTTTCCAAGGCCCGCGCCGATCACGTGACGATTTCAGGCTTTGAAGGCGGTACGGGCGCGTCCCCGCTGACCTCCATCAAGCACGCCGGCTCCCCGTGGGAACTTGGCCTTGCCGAAACCCATCAGACGCTGGTCGCCAACGGCCTGCGTGGCCGCATCGCCGTGCAGGTGGATGGCGGTCTCCGCACCGGCCGTGACGTCGCCATCGGTACCCTTCTGGGTGCTGACGAGTTCGGCTTCTCCACGGCACCGCTCATCGCGGCGGGCTGCATCATGATGCGCAAGTGCCACCTCAACACCTGCCCGGTTGGCATCGCCACCCAGGACCCGGTGCTGCGTAAGCGCTTCGTCGGCCTGCCCGAGCATGTGGTGAACTACTTCTTCTTCGTCGCCGAAGAACTTCGCGCCATCATGGCGGAAATGGGTTTCGCCACCTTGGCCGAGATGACCGGTCACATGGATGCCCTGGACCAGACCAAGGCCGTGGCACACTGGAAGGCGCAGGGGCTGGACATGTCCCGCCTGTTTGCCCGCCCGGAAGACAAGCCCGGCGTGGCCATCCATCACTGCGAAGAACAGAGCCACCCGATTGTCGACATCCTCGACCGCAAGCTTATCGAGCAGGCAAAGCCTGCCCTTGAGAATGGCGAGCGCGTGACCATCGAGACGGACATCAACTCCATGAACCGCTCTGCCGGTGCCATGCTGTCCGGCCAGGTCGCCAAGAAGTATGGCCACAAGGGCCTCGAGCCCGACACCATCTCGGTCAAACTCACCGGCACGGCCGGCCAGGCTTTCGGAGCATGGCTCGCCAACGGCGTCAGCTTCGAGCTGGCTGGTGAGGCCAATGACTATGTGGGCAAGGGCTTGTCCGGCGGCCGCATCGTCATCTACCCGCACGAGACCGCCAAGATCGTGCCTGAGAAGAGCATCATCGTCGGCAATACGGTGCTCTATGGCGCCATCACCGGCGAGTGCTACTTCCGCGGTGTGGCCGGTGAGCGTTTCGCCGTCCGCAACTCCGGCGCCATCGCCGTCGTGGAAGGCACCGGCGATCACTGCTGCGAATACATGACCGGCGGTGTCGTGGTTGTGCTTGGCGAGACGGGCCGCAACTTCGCAGCCGGCATGTCGGGCGGTATTGCCTATGTGCTGGACGAGAAGGGCGACTTCGAACGCCGCTGTAACCTCTCCATGGTCGAGCTCGAGCACATCGCAGCCGAGGACGATGCCATGGAAGCAGGCCACCAGAGCGGTGACCTTGAAACCCATGGCCGCGTCGACGTGATGACCGACATGACCCGCTTCGATGCCGAGCGCCTGCGCCAGCTCATCGAGAACCAGGCCCGCTACACCGGCTCCGCCCGGGCCCGCGAGATCCTGGACAACTGGGACCAGTACCTGCCGAAATTCGTGAAGGTGATGCCGGTGGATTACCGCCGCGCGCTGGAAGAGATGAAGGCATCCAACGAAAACTCCGCAACGCAGTTCAAGGCCGCGGGCGAATAA
- a CDS encoding BufA1 family periplasmic bufferin-type metallophore: MKNASTAALAAAGALAAALTMSASSASAADAAGMEKCYGVALAGENDCAAGPGTSCAGTSKIDYQSNAWKLVPAGTCASMETPHGTGTLEANDSRLPS, translated from the coding sequence ATGAAGAACGCATCCACTGCCGCTCTCGCCGCCGCTGGTGCACTTGCCGCCGCGCTGACCATGTCTGCCTCATCGGCATCCGCTGCGGACGCGGCAGGCATGGAGAAGTGCTACGGCGTCGCGCTCGCGGGTGAAAACGACTGCGCGGCCGGTCCGGGCACGTCCTGCGCAGGGACGTCGAAGATCGACTACCAGTCGAATGCGTGGAAGCTGGTCCCGGCCGGCACCTGTGCCTCCATGGAGACTCCGCATGGTACCGGCACGCTTGAAGCGAACGACTCACGCCTTCCGTCGTAA
- a CDS encoding DUF692 domain-containing protein, whose product MAPVPPQGAADQPLGSSGHSTFAQHDVLPASAGISLKPSHYATILSDGAHTDYFEVHAENYFGCGGAPHRYLTAIRERHALSIHGIGLSLGGAGALDADHLARLQGLIDRYEPALVSEHLAWCASGGAYFNDLLPVALTNEALNTVCRHVSQTQDVLGRQILVENPANYLAFEVSDIPETEFLSEMAARTGCGLLLDINNVVVSAHNLKFDAGSYLNAFPMVLVREVHLAGHADDRRGAAHLKIDDHGSAPGSEVWNLYRSVIAQNGPVPTTIEWDRDVPPLADLEREAQTARSILQGAEGAVEAAGRGA is encoded by the coding sequence ATGGCCCCGGTCCCCCCTCAAGGGGCCGCCGACCAGCCGCTGGGATCATCCGGGCATTCGACCTTTGCCCAGCACGACGTGCTGCCGGCGTCCGCCGGGATCTCGCTGAAACCCAGCCATTACGCCACTATCCTGTCCGACGGTGCGCACACGGATTACTTCGAGGTGCACGCCGAGAACTATTTCGGCTGTGGCGGCGCACCGCACCGCTATCTTACCGCCATTCGTGAACGGCATGCCTTGTCCATCCACGGGATCGGCCTGTCGTTGGGTGGCGCCGGAGCGCTTGATGCGGACCACCTTGCGCGGCTGCAAGGCCTCATTGACCGGTACGAACCAGCGCTTGTTTCAGAACATCTGGCTTGGTGTGCCAGTGGCGGGGCCTATTTCAATGACCTGCTGCCAGTGGCGTTGACCAATGAGGCGCTCAACACCGTGTGCCGTCATGTGTCGCAGACCCAGGATGTGCTCGGGCGGCAGATTCTGGTGGAGAACCCGGCAAACTATCTCGCATTCGAAGTCAGCGATATTCCGGAGACGGAGTTTTTGTCGGAGATGGCTGCGCGTACGGGCTGCGGTCTGTTGCTCGATATCAACAATGTTGTTGTAAGCGCCCATAATCTGAAATTCGACGCCGGCTCCTACCTTAATGCCTTCCCGATGGTTCTTGTGCGGGAAGTCCATCTTGCGGGGCATGCGGATGACAGGCGCGGGGCGGCACATCTCAAGATAGATGACCATGGCAGCGCACCTGGGTCGGAGGTCTGGAACCTCTATCGATCTGTCATCGCGCAAAACGGCCCTGTGCCGACGACGATCGAGTGGGACCGGGATGTGCCGCCATTGGCGGATCTGGAGCGCGAGGCCCAAACGGCCCGGTCGATCCTTCAAGGTGCTGAGGGGGCAGTTGAGGCTGCCGGGCGGGGAGCCTGA